The proteins below are encoded in one region of Elgaria multicarinata webbii isolate HBS135686 ecotype San Diego chromosome 8, rElgMul1.1.pri, whole genome shotgun sequence:
- the GPR148 gene encoding probable G-protein coupled receptor 148 produces MNYSLCFPARILNENITLYSELRVNSTFSLDKPSLQILQEWIIYPPYSKTKMFLIPPIFCLLAAILVIPFILFVIFSRDNIRQETRYLLLANALLCDLIYLILYALSAIFSVSNLKFSKFACVILLFSLAMTYCGGLLTAVAMVLDTYLAILWPLHYISIMPSSRTKVLILLLWIFSGIFPGIVFLILEVTQKSNVCPVENCSVPVILVMTLQGNDAVKFCYVLSVSALFLCLSLILCCYMILYFKTKQSGIWKSIFSRASVTFLMHHTILFFHFSPLLAAVVESLLYVNAVIGPQTGVWISLIICNVLIILPKALSPYLCALRYRELSSPLKSFLRWKRMTAVSPASST; encoded by the coding sequence ATGAACTACTCCCTATGTTTCCCAGCAAGGATTTTGAATGAGAACATCACCCTCTATAGTGAATTGAGGGTTAATTCTACTTTCTCTTTGGATAAACCTTCTTTGCAAATCCTGCAAGAATGGATCATTTACCCTCCATACTCCAAGACGAAGATGTTCCTGATCCCACCAATTTTTTGCCTtctggcagccatcctggttatcccttTCATCTTATTTGTGATTTTTTCTCGTGACAACATCCGTCAGGAAACAAGGTACCTGCTGCTGGCAAATGCTTTGCTTTGTGATTTAATATATCTGATACTCTATGCTCTATCTGCCATTTTCAGTGTGTCCAACCTCAAGTTCTCAAAATTTGCCTGTGTGATCCTGTTGTTTTCGCTGGCAATGACTTACTGTGGAGGGTTATTAACAGCTGTAGCAATGGTGCTGGACACCTACTTGGCCATTTTGTGGCCTTTACATTATATCTCCATCATGCCCTCTTCACGGACAAAAGTGCTGATACTGCTGCTATGGATCTTCTCTGGGATTTTCCCTGGGATTGTCTTCTTAATACTAGAGGTCACTCAGAAATCCAATGTATGCCCAGTGGAAAACTGTTCTGTCCCAGTAATATTGGTCATGACTTTACAAGGAAATGATGCCGTGAAATTCTGCTATGTACTTTCAGTCTCAGCCCTTTTTCTCTGTCTGTCCCTCATTCTCTGCTGTTATATGAtcctgtattttaaaacaaaacagtcagGAATCTGGAAGAGCATCTTCTCTAGAGCCAGCGTGACCTTCCTGATGCATCACACGATCTTGTTCTTTCATTTCTCTCCTCTCTTGGCTGCGGTGGTGGAGTCACTGCTTTACGTCAATGCTGTCATTGGGCCACAGACAGGAGTGTGGATCTCTCTGATCATCTGCAATGTGCTGATCATTCTGCCCAAAGCCTTGTCGCCGTATCTGTGTGCGCTTCGATACCGGGAGCTATCCTCACCCCTCAAGTCCTTCCTCAGATGGAAGCGCATGACTGCGGTGTCTCCTGCTTCATCCACTTGA